One Helianthus annuus cultivar XRQ/B chromosome 7, HanXRQr2.0-SUNRISE, whole genome shotgun sequence genomic region harbors:
- the LOC118480500 gene encoding pentatricopeptide repeat-containing protein At3g22470, mitochondrial-like, protein MKCTRIRLRNYYSTASTSHFNQKILHLKNASKVDDALQLFDEMLQRQPPPNIIQFNKLITGIVKMKHYSTALSLFKQMRLTGVPVSIPTMNISINCYCRLNQVAYGFALLATLFKQGYSPSLATYSTLINGLVLADRVFDAVELFKKLLREKLCDPDQVMYGTVINGLCKVGHTSKALELLRFMESVSCKCKPCVEQYNAVIDSLCKDKMVDHELELFAKMTEKGVTADDITYNSLIQGLCNFGRETEAARMLIDMEEEGVSPGAYTFNILVDSFCKKGSVKDAELAIQAMVRRGLYPDVITYNALVDGYCLRGEVDDAEKVIERMMERDIVPDIITYSSLIDGFCKKKRIDKAMRLFQEIQDKGLIPDVVTYSSMLQGLYDSGNPAAAKELFNEMQAKGHTPTVWTYGILFHGMCKNSQTTDALALFRSLGSNELMKDIGLYNILINGCNKSGKPNLALDLYDELVSRGLKPNVRTYNAVIRVHCEEGLLVKGKELLRKMEESGCLPDSFTYNIIVRELLKKNECGEAEIFLEEMINRGFMPDHATFENLLVRIPNVGKDSRLRTIVLKLTSVERKDGGIPNITSPC, encoded by the coding sequence ATGAAATGCACAAGAATTCGACTTCGTAATTACTACTCCACTGCTTCAACCTCTCATTTCAATCAAAAAATTTTGCATCTCAAAAATGCTTCCAAGGTCGATGATGCACTCCaactgtttgatgaaatgcttcaaAGACAACCTCCACCTAACATCATCCAATTTAATAAGCTCATTACTGGCATTGTAAAGATGAAACATTATTCCACTGCTCTTTCACTCTTTAAGCAAATGAGACTGACGGGTGTTCCTGTTAGTATCCCTACAATGAACATATCCATTAACTGTTATTGTCGCCTGAATCAAGTTGCTTATGGTTTTGCCTTACTAGCAACCCTTTTCAAGCAAGGTTATTCACCCAGTTTGGCCACCTATAGCACTCTCATTAATGGGCTTGTTCTTGCTGATCGGGTTTTTGATGCTGTTGAGTTGTTCAAGAAACTGCTTAGAGAGAAACTTTGTGATCCGGATCAAGTTATGTATGGAACCGTTATTAACGGGCTATGTAAAGTTGGTCACACTAGCAAGGCCCTTGAACTACTTAGATTCATGGAATCCGTCTCTTGTAAATGTAAACCTTGTGTGGAACAGTACAATGCAGTCATTGACAGCCTTTGCAAAGACAAAATGGTTGATCATGAACTAGAGCTGTTTGCCAAGATGACTGAAAAGGGTGTCACTGCTGACGATATCACTTACAACTCTTTGATTCAGGGTCTTTGTAACTTTGGTCGAGAGACAGAAGCTGCAAGAATGTTGATAGATATGGAGGAGGAAGGGGTATCTCCAGGAGCGTATACGTTTAATATCTTGGTGGATTCTTTTTGCAAGAAAGGATCGGTAAAAGATGCAGAGCTTGCTATACAAGCAATGGTACGAAGAGGACTATATCCAGATGTAATCACTTATAATGCATTAGTCGATGGATACTGTTTACGCGGTGAAGTAGATGACGCAGAGAAAGTAATAGAGCGCATGATGGAAAGGGATATTGTGCCCGACATCATCACATATAGCAGCCTCATAGATGGATTCTGTAAGAAGAAGAGAATCGACAAGGCTATGCGTCTCTTTCAGGAAATCCAAGACAAGGGTTTGATTCCTGACGTTGTTACTTACAGTAGCATGTTACAAGGTTTGTATGATTCAGGGAATCCTGCAGCGGCTAAAGAACTCTTTAACGAGATGCAAGCAAAGGGCCACACTCCAACTGTATGGACTTACGGTATCTTGTTCCATGGAATGTGCAAAAACTCCCAGACAACTGATGCATTGGCTCTCTTCCGTTCTCTGGGAAGCAATGAATTGATGAAAGATATAGGGTTGTATAATATATTGATTAATGGTTGTAACAAATCCGGGAAGCCTAACTTAGCTTTGGATCTGTATGATGAACTTGTATCAAGAGGATTGAAACCAAATGTTAGGACCTATAACGCAGTAATACGTGTTCATTGCGAAGAAGGGTTATTGGTTAAAGGTAAAGAATTGCTCAGGAAGATGGAAGAGAGTGGTTGTTTGCCTGATAGCTTCACATACAATATTATTGTTCGAGAGTTACTGAAGAAAAACGAGTGTGGAGAGGCTGAGATATTTCTTGAAGAGATGATAAACCGAGGTTTTATGCCTGATCATGCTACTTTTGAGAATTTACTAGTCCGGATCCCAAATGTAGGAAAAGATTCTCGTTTGCGAACAATTGTTCTAAAGCTAACAAGTGTAGAAAGAAAAGATGGGGGAATACCTAATATAACATCTCCGTGTTGA
- the LOC110867167 gene encoding pentatricopeptide repeat-containing protein At3g22470, mitochondrial-like: MKCTRIRLRNYYSTASTSHFNQKILHLKNASKVDDALQLFDEMLQRQPPPNIIEFNKLITGIVKMKHYSTALSLFKQMRLTGVPVSIPTMNISINCYCRLNQVAYGFALLATLFKQGYSPSLATYSTLINGLVLADRVFDAVELFKKLLREKLCDPDQVMYGTVINGLCKVGHTSKALELLRFMESVSCKCKPCVEQYNAVIDSLCKDKMVDHALELFAKMTEKGVTADDITYNSLIQGLCNFGRETEAARMLIDMEEEGVSPGAYTFNILVDSFCKKGSVKDAELAIQAMVRRGLYPDVITYNALVDGYCLRGEVDDAEKVIERMMERDIVPDIITYSSLIDGFCKKKRIDKAMRLFQEIQDKGLIPDVVTYSSMLQGLYDSGNPAAAKELFNEMQAKGHTPTVWTYGILFHGMCKNSQTTDALALFRSLGSNELMKDIGLYNILINGCNKSGKPNLALDLYDELVSRGLKPNVRTYNAVIRVYCEEGLLVKGKELLRKMEESGCLPDSFTYNIIVRELLKKNECGEAEIFLEEMINRGFMPDHATFENLLVRIPNVGKDSRLRTIVLKLTSVERKDGGIPC, from the coding sequence ATGAAATGCACAAGAATTCGACTTCGTAATTACTACTCCACTGCTTCAACCTCTCATTTCAATCAAAAAATTTTGCATCTCAAAAATGCTTCCAAGGTCGATGATGCACTCCaactgtttgatgaaatgcttcaaAGACAACCTCCACCTAACATCATTGAATTTAATAAGCTCATTACTGGCATTGTAAAGATGAAACATTATTCCACTGCTCTTTCACTCTTTAAGCAAATGAGACTGACGGGTGTTCCTGTTAGTATCCCTACAATGAACATATCCATTAACTGTTATTGTCGCCTGAATCAAGTTGCTTATGGTTTTGCCTTACTAGCAACCCTTTTCAAGCAAGGTTATTCACCCAGTTTGGCCACCTATAGCACTCTCATTAATGGGCTTGTTCTTGCTGATCGGGTTTTTGATGCTGTTGAGTTGTTCAAGAAACTGCTTAGAGAGAAACTTTGTGATCCGGATCAAGTTATGTATGGAACCGTTATTAACGGGCTATGTAAAGTTGGTCACACTAGCAAGGCCCTTGAACTACTTAGATTCATGGAATCCGTCTCTTGTAAATGTAAACCTTGTGTGGAACAGTACAATGCAGTCATTGACAGCCTTTGCAAAGACAAAATGGTTGATCATGCACTAGAGCTGTTTGCCAAGATGACTGAAAAGGGTGTCACTGCTGACGATATCACTTACAACTCTTTGATTCAGGGTCTTTGTAACTTTGGTCGAGAGACAGAAGCTGCAAGAATGTTGATAGATATGGAGGAGGAAGGGGTATCTCCAGGAGCGTATACGTTTAATATCTTGGTGGATTCTTTTTGCAAGAAAGGATCGGTAAAAGATGCAGAGCTTGCTATACAAGCAATGGTACGAAGAGGACTATATCCAGATGTAATCACTTATAATGCATTAGTCGATGGATACTGTTTACGCGGTGAAGTAGATGACGCAGAGAAAGTAATAGAGCGCATGATGGAAAGGGATATTGTGCCCGACATCATCACATATAGCAGCCTCATAGATGGATTCTGTAAGAAGAAGAGAATCGACAAGGCTATGCGTCTCTTTCAGGAAATCCAAGACAAGGGTTTGATTCCTGACGTTGTTACTTACAGTAGCATGTTACAAGGTTTGTATGATTCAGGGAATCCTGCAGCGGCTAAAGAACTCTTTAACGAGATGCAAGCAAAGGGCCACACTCCAACTGTATGGACTTACGGTATCTTGTTCCATGGAATGTGCAAAAACTCCCAGACAACTGATGCATTGGCTCTCTTCCGTTCGCTGGGAAGCAATGAATTGATGAAAGATATAGGGTTGTATAATATATTGATTAATGGTTGTAACAAATCCGGGAAGCCTAACTTAGCTTTGGATCTGTATGATGAACTTGTATCAAGAGGATTGAAACCAAATGTTAGGACCTATAACGCAGTAATACGTGTTTATTGCGAAGAAGGGTTATTGGTTAAAGGTAAAGAATTGCTCAGGAAGATGGAAGAGAGTGGTTGTTTGCCTGATAGCTTCACATACAATATTATTGTTCGAGAGTTACTGAAGAAAAACGAGTGTGGAGAGGCTGAGATATTTCTTGAAGAGATGATAAACCGAGGTTTTATGCCTGATCATGCTACTTTTGAGAATTTACTAGTCCGGATCCCAAATGTAGGAAAAGATTCTCGTTTGCGAACTATTGTTCTAAAGCTAACAAGTGTAGAAAGAAAAGATGGGGGAATACCTTGTTAG